In the genome of Streptomyces sp. NBC_00190, one region contains:
- a CDS encoding purine-nucleoside phosphorylase, with translation MNASVTDPFADATAAAARLRELTGAESHDVALVMGSGWAPAAEALGAPEAEFPVTELPGFPPPAVEGHGGKIRSYKIGDKRALLFLGRTHYYEGRGVAAVAHGVRTAVAAGCKTVVLTNGCGGLREGMKPGQPVLISDHLNLTATSPIVGANFVDLTDLYSPRLRALCKEIDETLEEGVYVQFPGPHYETPAEINMIRVMGADLVGMSTVLEAIAAREAGAEVLGISLVTNLAAGISGEPLNHEEVLQAGRDSAARMGKLLTQVLARI, from the coding sequence GTGAACGCATCTGTTACCGACCCCTTCGCCGACGCCACCGCCGCAGCCGCCCGTCTGCGTGAGCTGACCGGCGCCGAATCCCACGATGTCGCCCTCGTCATGGGCTCCGGCTGGGCCCCCGCCGCAGAGGCGCTCGGCGCCCCCGAGGCCGAGTTCCCGGTCACCGAGCTGCCCGGCTTCCCGCCGCCCGCGGTCGAGGGCCACGGCGGCAAGATCCGCTCGTACAAGATCGGCGACAAGCGCGCGCTGCTCTTCCTCGGCCGGACCCACTACTACGAGGGCCGCGGCGTCGCCGCCGTCGCCCACGGCGTGCGCACCGCCGTCGCCGCCGGCTGCAAGACCGTGGTCCTCACCAACGGCTGCGGCGGCCTGCGCGAGGGCATGAAGCCCGGCCAGCCCGTCCTGATCAGCGACCACCTCAACCTGACGGCCACCTCGCCGATCGTCGGCGCGAACTTCGTGGACCTCACCGACCTCTACTCGCCGCGCCTGCGCGCGCTGTGCAAGGAGATCGACGAGACCCTCGAAGAGGGCGTCTACGTGCAGTTCCCCGGCCCGCACTACGAGACCCCGGCCGAGATCAACATGATCCGCGTCATGGGCGCCGACCTGGTCGGCATGTCCACCGTGCTGGAGGCCATCGCCGCTCGCGAGGCCGGCGCCGAGGTGCTGGGCATCTCCCTGGTCACCAACCTGGCGGCGGGCATCTCCGGCGAGCCGCTGAACCACGAAGAGGTGCTCCAGGCCGGCCGTGACTCGGCCGCGCGCATGGGCAAGCTGCTGACCCAGGTCCTCGCCCGCATCTGA
- a CDS encoding gamma-glutamylcyclotransferase, translating into MSLYAAYAGNLDPRLMTRRAPHSPLRGTGWINDWRLTFGGEQMGWEGALATIVEAPRHQVFVALYDIAPLDEDSMDRWEGVGLDIYRRMRVRVHTLDGEEAAWVYVLNGYEGGLPSARYLGEIADAAESAGAPHDYVMELRKRPC; encoded by the coding sequence ATGTCGCTCTACGCCGCGTACGCCGGCAACCTCGACCCGCGGCTGATGACGCGCCGTGCTCCCCATTCGCCGCTGCGCGGAACGGGCTGGATCAACGACTGGCGGCTGACCTTCGGCGGCGAGCAGATGGGCTGGGAGGGCGCACTCGCCACGATCGTCGAAGCCCCGCGCCACCAGGTCTTCGTCGCCCTGTACGACATCGCGCCGCTGGACGAGGACTCGATGGACCGCTGGGAGGGCGTCGGGCTCGACATCTACCGCCGGATGCGTGTGCGCGTGCACACACTGGACGGCGAGGAGGCGGCCTGGGTGTACGTCCTCAACGGCTACGAGGGCGGGCTGCCCTCGGCGCGCTACCTGGGCGAGATCGCCGACGCGGCCGAGTCCGCGGGCGCCCCGCACGACTATGTGATGGAACTCCGCAAGCGGCCCTGCTGA
- a CDS encoding NAD(P)H-quinone dehydrogenase, which yields MTRIVIIGGGPGGYEAALVGAQLGAEVTVVDCDGLGGASVLTDCVPSKTLIATAEVMTTFDSSYEELGIVVADDTPPLEQAARVVGVDLGKVNRRVKRLALAQSHDITASVTRAGARVVRGRGKLGGPQGIDGTRDVIVTAADGSETILTADAVLIATGGHPREIPDAMPDGERILNWTQVYDLDELPEELIVVGSGVTGAEFAGAYQALGSRVTLVSSRDRVLPGEDPDAAAVLEDVFRRRGMNVIGRSRAESAKRVGDRVEVTLADGRVLSGTHCLMAVGAVPNTSGMNLEESGVRLKESGHIWTDKVSRTSSPGVYAAGDVTGVFALASVAAMQGRIAMYHFLGDAVAPLNLKTVSSNVFTDPEIATVGYTQADVDSGKIDARVVKLPLLRNPRAKMQGIRDGFVKLFCRPGTGIVVGGVVVSPRASELIHPISIAVDNNLTVEQIANAFTVYPSLSGSIAEVARQLHTRKAAGEA from the coding sequence GTGACCCGGATCGTGATCATCGGCGGCGGACCCGGCGGGTATGAGGCGGCCCTCGTGGGGGCCCAGCTCGGCGCGGAGGTGACCGTCGTCGACTGCGACGGTCTGGGTGGCGCGTCGGTGCTGACCGACTGCGTGCCCTCCAAGACTCTCATCGCGACCGCCGAGGTCATGACGACCTTCGACTCCTCGTACGAGGAGCTCGGCATCGTCGTCGCGGACGACACCCCGCCGCTGGAGCAGGCCGCGCGTGTCGTCGGCGTGGACCTCGGCAAGGTGAACCGGCGCGTCAAGCGCCTGGCGCTCGCCCAGTCGCACGACATCACCGCCTCCGTCACCCGGGCCGGCGCCCGCGTCGTACGGGGCCGCGGCAAGCTCGGCGGCCCCCAGGGCATCGACGGCACCCGGGACGTCATCGTCACGGCCGCCGACGGCTCCGAGACGATCCTGACCGCGGACGCCGTGCTGATCGCGACCGGCGGGCACCCCCGCGAGATCCCGGACGCCATGCCCGACGGCGAGCGGATCCTGAACTGGACCCAGGTCTACGACCTGGACGAGCTCCCCGAGGAGCTCATCGTGGTCGGCTCCGGCGTGACCGGCGCCGAGTTCGCCGGCGCGTACCAGGCCCTCGGCTCCCGGGTGACGCTGGTCTCCTCCCGCGACCGCGTGCTGCCGGGTGAGGACCCCGACGCGGCCGCCGTCCTGGAGGACGTGTTCCGGCGCCGCGGCATGAACGTCATCGGCCGCTCCCGCGCCGAGTCCGCCAAGCGCGTCGGCGACCGGGTCGAGGTCACCCTCGCCGACGGCCGGGTGCTGAGCGGCACGCACTGCCTGATGGCGGTCGGCGCGGTGCCGAACACCTCCGGGATGAACCTGGAGGAGTCCGGGGTGCGGCTCAAGGAGTCCGGGCACATCTGGACCGACAAGGTGTCGCGCACCTCCTCGCCCGGCGTCTACGCGGCCGGCGACGTCACCGGCGTCTTCGCCCTCGCGTCCGTCGCGGCGATGCAGGGCCGCATCGCGATGTACCACTTCCTCGGCGACGCGGTGGCCCCGCTGAACCTGAAGACGGTGTCCTCGAACGTCTTCACCGACCCGGAGATCGCCACCGTCGGCTACACCCAGGCCGACGTGGACTCCGGCAAGATCGACGCCCGCGTGGTGAAGCTCCCGCTGCTGCGCAACCCGCGCGCCAAGATGCAGGGCATCCGGGACGGCTTCGTGAAGCTGTTCTGCCGCCCGGGCACCGGCATCGTCGTCGGCGGTGTGGTCGTCTCCCCGCGCGCGAGCGAGCTGATCCACCCCATCTCGATCGCGGTCGACAACAATCTGACGGTCGAGCAGATCGCAAACGCGTTCACCGTGTACCCCTCGCTGTCGGGTTCGATCGCCGAGGTGGCGCGGCAGCTGCACACGCGGAAGGCCGCCGGAGAGGCGTAA
- a CDS encoding DeoR/GlpR family DNA-binding transcription regulator, producing the protein MFAAERRQLILEMVRANGAVSLRELARVVQTSEVTVRRDVRALEAEGLLDRRHGGAVLPGGFTRESGFPQKSHLATAEKTAIADVAASLVEEGEAVVVGAGTTTQELARRLARVPGLTVVTNSLLVAQALAHANRVEVVMTGGTLRGSNYALVGSGAEQSLQGLRVSRAFLSGSGLTAERGLSTSNMLSASVDRALVQAAAEVVVLADHTKLGTDTMFQTVPTDVMTRLVTDEPPPHDDRAATELQALADQGVQITVAGGGGVSVGGDGMAGRRPRRDSPLPVQRRGGPPAQLRSASPLSDPGERERARVADMRRRQQG; encoded by the coding sequence GTGTTCGCTGCAGAACGTCGTCAATTGATCCTCGAAATGGTGCGGGCCAACGGAGCGGTTTCGCTCCGGGAGCTCGCCCGCGTAGTCCAGACCTCCGAAGTGACCGTACGGCGGGACGTGCGGGCGCTGGAGGCAGAAGGACTCCTCGACCGCCGGCACGGCGGTGCGGTCTTGCCGGGCGGTTTCACGCGGGAGTCCGGCTTTCCGCAAAAATCCCATCTCGCGACGGCGGAGAAGACCGCCATCGCCGATGTCGCGGCCTCCCTCGTCGAAGAGGGTGAGGCCGTCGTTGTCGGCGCGGGCACCACGACCCAGGAGCTGGCGCGCCGGCTCGCCCGGGTGCCCGGCCTGACCGTCGTCACCAACTCGCTGCTGGTCGCCCAGGCGCTGGCGCACGCGAACCGGGTGGAGGTGGTGATGACCGGCGGCACCCTGCGCGGGTCCAACTACGCCCTCGTCGGCAGCGGTGCCGAGCAGTCCCTCCAGGGGCTGCGGGTCTCCCGCGCCTTCCTGTCGGGCAGCGGCCTGACCGCCGAGCGCGGGCTGTCCACGTCCAACATGCTCAGCGCGAGCGTGGACCGGGCGCTGGTCCAGGCGGCCGCGGAGGTCGTCGTCCTGGCCGACCACACGAAGCTCGGCACGGACACCATGTTCCAGACGGTGCCGACCGATGTGATGACCCGCCTGGTGACGGACGAGCCCCCGCCGCACGACGATCGGGCGGCCACGGAGCTCCAGGCCCTGGCGGACCAGGGCGTCCAGATCACCGTGGCCGGTGGTGGTGGTGTCTCCGTCGGCGGTGACGGCATGGCGGGCCGCCGCCCGCGCCGGGACTCCCCCCTGCCGGTCCAGCGCCGGGGCGGCCCGCCGGCCCAGCTCCGCAGCGCCTCGCCGCTGTCGGACCCGGGGGAGCGGGAGCGGGCGAGGGTGGCGGACATGCGGCGGCGGCAGCAGGGGTGA
- a CDS encoding acetyl/propionyl/methylcrotonyl-CoA carboxylase subunit alpha — protein sequence MRKVLIANRGEIAVRVARACRDAGIASVAVYADPDRDALHVRAADEAFALGGDTPAASYLDISKVLQAAADSGADAIHPGYGFLSENADFAQAVIDAGLTWIGPPPQAIRDLGDKVAARHIAQRAGAPLVAGTPDPVSGADEVIAFAKEHGLPIAIKAAFGGGGRGLKVARSLEEVPELYDSAVREAVAAFGRGECFVERYLDKPRHVETQCLADSHGNVVVVSTRDCSLQRRHQKLVEEAPAPFLSEAQNAELYAASKAILKEAGYVGAGTVEFLVSADGLISFLEVNTRLQVEHPVTEEVAGIDLVREMFRIADGEELGYGDPVLRGHSFEFRINGEDPGRGFLPAPGTVTKFAAPTGPGVRLDTGVESGSVIGPAWDSLLAKLIVTGATREQALQRAARALAEFEVEGMATAIPFHRAVVTDPAFAPTDGSPFTVYTRWIETEFVNEIPAFAAPAAEDTEDEPGRETVVVEVGGKRLEVSLPSSLGMTLARTAAAGGAKPKRRAAKKSGPAASGDTLASPMQGTIVKVAVEEGQQVTEGELVVVLEAMKMEQPLNAHRSGTIVGLTAEVGASLTSGATICEIKD from the coding sequence TGGACATCTCCAAGGTCCTCCAGGCCGCAGCCGATTCTGGCGCGGACGCCATCCATCCCGGATACGGGTTCCTGTCCGAGAACGCCGACTTCGCGCAGGCCGTCATCGACGCGGGCCTGACCTGGATCGGCCCGCCGCCGCAGGCCATCCGCGATCTGGGTGACAAGGTCGCCGCCCGTCACATCGCCCAGCGCGCCGGTGCGCCGCTGGTCGCCGGTACGCCGGACCCGGTCTCCGGGGCCGACGAGGTCATCGCGTTCGCCAAGGAGCACGGCCTGCCGATCGCCATCAAGGCGGCCTTCGGCGGTGGCGGCCGCGGCCTCAAGGTCGCCCGCAGCCTCGAAGAGGTGCCGGAGCTCTACGACTCCGCCGTCCGTGAGGCCGTCGCCGCCTTCGGCCGCGGCGAGTGCTTCGTCGAGCGCTACCTCGACAAGCCCCGCCACGTCGAGACCCAGTGCCTCGCCGACAGCCACGGCAACGTCGTCGTCGTCTCCACCCGTGACTGCTCGCTGCAGCGCCGCCACCAGAAGCTGGTGGAGGAGGCTCCCGCGCCGTTCCTGTCCGAGGCGCAGAACGCCGAGCTGTACGCCGCCTCGAAGGCGATCCTGAAGGAAGCCGGCTACGTCGGCGCCGGCACGGTCGAGTTCCTGGTCTCCGCGGACGGCCTGATCTCCTTCCTGGAGGTCAACACCCGCCTCCAGGTCGAGCACCCGGTCACCGAAGAGGTCGCCGGCATCGACCTGGTGCGCGAGATGTTCCGCATCGCCGACGGCGAGGAGCTCGGCTACGGGGACCCGGTCCTGCGCGGTCACTCGTTCGAGTTCCGCATCAACGGCGAGGACCCGGGCCGCGGCTTCCTCCCGGCCCCCGGCACGGTGACGAAGTTCGCCGCCCCGACGGGTCCGGGCGTCCGCCTCGACACGGGCGTCGAGTCCGGCTCGGTCATCGGCCCGGCCTGGGACTCGCTGCTCGCCAAGCTGATCGTCACGGGTGCCACCCGCGAGCAGGCCCTGCAGCGCGCCGCGCGTGCGCTGGCCGAGTTCGAGGTGGAGGGCATGGCCACGGCCATCCCGTTCCACCGCGCGGTCGTCACGGACCCCGCCTTCGCCCCGACGGACGGCAGCCCGTTCACGGTCTACACCCGCTGGATCGAGACCGAGTTCGTCAACGAGATCCCGGCGTTCGCGGCTCCGGCCGCGGAGGACACCGAGGACGAGCCGGGCCGCGAGACGGTGGTCGTCGAGGTCGGCGGCAAGCGCCTGGAGGTCTCGCTCCCGTCGTCCCTGGGCATGACCCTGGCCCGTACGGCGGCGGCAGGCGGTGCCAAGCCCAAGCGGCGCGCGGCCAAGAAGTCCGGCCCGGCCGCCTCCGGCGACACCCTCGCCTCCCCGATGCAGGGCACGATCGTCAAGGTCGCGGTCGAGGAGGGCCAGCAGGTCACCGAGGGCGAACTGGTCGTCGTACTCGAAGCCATGAAGATGGAGCAGCCGCTCAACGCGCACCGCTCCGGCACCATCGTCGGCCTCACGGCCGAGGTCGGCGCCTCGCTCACCTCTGGCGCGACGATCTGCGAGATCAAGGACTGA